From a region of the Vibrio ostreae genome:
- the secF gene encoding protein translocase subunit SecF — protein MLQFLKTRIRRIRCITSLVSIALMVISLAAFAMRGLNMGLDFTGGMVTEAVISQTVTNHDLLNVLQPALGESTSVTKSGEEGRWVIRYPLAAEGQAAADINQLLHQVSDNVDIISNSMVGSQVGQDLVDQGGLALLISMLCILGYLCFRFEWRLASGALLALIHDVVLVLGFFALTQMEFNLTVFAAVLAILGYSLNDSIIIADRIRELLVARQGTPTEEINDQAVVATFSRTMVTSGTTLITVAALWLMGGAPLEGFATAMFIGIISGTWSSISIGTVLPEWLKLEPRHYLPVEVDLAP, from the coding sequence ATGCTTCAATTTCTTAAAACTCGCATTCGTCGTATTCGCTGCATCACCAGCCTGGTGTCTATCGCGCTAATGGTGATTTCTCTGGCCGCTTTTGCCATGCGTGGCCTTAATATGGGACTGGATTTTACCGGCGGTATGGTTACAGAAGCCGTGATCAGCCAGACGGTCACCAACCATGATTTACTCAATGTACTGCAGCCGGCATTGGGAGAGTCCACATCGGTCACCAAATCCGGCGAAGAGGGTCGCTGGGTGATTCGCTACCCGCTGGCAGCTGAAGGCCAGGCCGCAGCGGATATCAATCAGCTTCTGCACCAGGTGTCTGATAACGTAGACATCATCAGCAACAGTATGGTCGGATCGCAGGTCGGCCAGGATCTGGTTGATCAGGGCGGCCTGGCTCTGCTGATCAGTATGCTGTGTATCCTTGGTTACCTCTGTTTCCGCTTTGAATGGCGTCTGGCAAGTGGCGCGCTACTGGCGCTGATCCACGATGTGGTACTGGTACTGGGCTTCTTTGCTCTGACTCAAATGGAATTCAACCTGACGGTGTTCGCCGCAGTGCTGGCAATTCTCGGCTACTCACTCAACGATTCGATCATCATTGCTGACCGGATTCGTGAACTGCTGGTAGCCAGACAGGGCACGCCAACCGAGGAGATTAACGATCAGGCCGTTGTCGCGACGTTCTCGCGCACCATGGTCACCTCAGGTACGACGCTAATCACCGTTGCGGCACTATGGCTGATGGGCGGCGCGCCGTTGGAAGGTTTTGCAACCGCCATGTTCATCGGGATTATTTCAGGCACCTGGTCCTCGATTTCAATCGGTACCGTGTTGCCGGAATGGCTCAAACTTGAGCCTCGTCATTACCTGCCGGTGGAAGTGGATTTAGCCCCGTAA
- a CDS encoding methyl-accepting chemotaxis protein codes for MLSTQQRLALATTLGAALTLAGGWRLGIESGGFIFLSAAIPLLLAPWQMRSQHTDGQTDSYASDDNALIAAQIGAELNKNAVSAAKVSYALDTVKQQTSRQVTSIERISDSSEAITDTLAVSASHTSSALQATQVMRATSEEGRAELDQAVQSMQQLSHQTDASVDQIKTLESQVERIETVVEVIESIAAQTNLLALNAAIEAARAGESGRGFAVVADEVRNLAERTARSTEEVSTIVGQIFAQTRQVTASIGELSTNVTQGVARVESVSQRLETIASQSQQVEQQMSAISDDVATNEQSLRQIARSITHSQQELSASDHELLELQTEAEHLMQLAEHSNAVLVEHYPQSMHRPFYELASTLATAVGKKFEQDIASGVISQQALFDRQYQPVGNTQPAKYQTAFDQYCDSVLPSMQEPVLTQRPEMVYAIATDDHGYVPTHNNQFCQPLTGNPQQDMVGNRTKRIFSDRVGMRCGQHQQTMLLQTYKRDTGEVMHDISVPVYVNGRHWGGMRLGYAPPQ; via the coding sequence ATGTTATCGACTCAACAACGTTTAGCCTTGGCAACCACACTGGGTGCGGCGCTCACTCTGGCGGGTGGCTGGCGGCTCGGCATCGAAAGTGGCGGCTTCATTTTTCTCAGCGCTGCTATCCCACTGTTACTCGCTCCCTGGCAAATGCGCAGCCAGCATACAGACGGGCAAACCGACTCATACGCCAGCGACGACAATGCCCTGATCGCTGCTCAGATCGGTGCTGAACTGAACAAAAATGCCGTCAGTGCTGCGAAAGTGTCGTATGCACTTGATACGGTAAAACAACAGACATCGCGTCAGGTTACATCAATCGAGCGGATTTCTGACAGCTCAGAAGCGATTACCGACACGCTGGCAGTCAGCGCATCGCACACCAGCTCAGCGCTACAGGCCACTCAAGTGATGCGGGCGACCAGTGAAGAAGGGCGAGCAGAGCTGGATCAAGCGGTGCAAAGTATGCAGCAGCTCAGTCATCAGACAGACGCATCGGTCGATCAAATCAAGACCCTGGAATCTCAGGTTGAACGTATCGAAACCGTGGTCGAGGTGATTGAAAGTATTGCCGCTCAAACCAACCTGCTGGCTCTCAACGCCGCAATTGAAGCGGCACGGGCCGGGGAAAGTGGGCGCGGTTTTGCTGTGGTTGCCGATGAAGTGCGTAATCTGGCAGAACGCACCGCCCGCAGCACCGAAGAAGTTTCGACGATTGTCGGGCAAATTTTCGCTCAGACGCGTCAGGTGACCGCATCGATTGGTGAGTTGTCTACCAATGTGACACAAGGTGTCGCACGAGTGGAAAGTGTCAGCCAACGCCTGGAAACGATCGCCAGCCAGTCGCAACAGGTAGAACAACAGATGAGTGCCATCAGTGACGACGTAGCCACTAATGAACAGAGCCTGCGTCAGATCGCCCGTTCCATAACCCATAGTCAGCAGGAATTATCGGCCAGTGATCACGAACTGCTCGAACTACAGACCGAAGCAGAACATTTAATGCAACTTGCCGAGCACAGTAACGCGGTCCTGGTCGAACACTATCCGCAATCCATGCACCGGCCTTTCTATGAACTGGCCTCGACGCTGGCAACGGCGGTGGGTAAAAAATTCGAACAGGACATCGCCAGTGGCGTGATATCGCAGCAGGCGCTGTTTGACCGTCAGTATCAACCCGTTGGCAACACCCAGCCGGCCAAATATCAGACCGCATTTGATCAGTATTGTGACTCGGTCCTTCCTTCCATGCAGGAGCCGGTTCTGACTCAGCGTCCAGAGATGGTTTATGCCATTGCGACCGACGACCATGGTTACGTCCCGACTCACAATAATCAGTTCTGTCAGCCACTGACCGGCAACCCGCAGCAGGATATGGTTGGCAACCGCACCAAGCGTATCTTTTCGGACCGGGTCGGCATGCGATGCGGCCAGCATCAGCAGACCATGTTACTGCAAACTTATAAACGCGACACCGGAGAAGTGATGCACGATATCTCGGTACCCGTTTACGTTAACGGCCGTCACTGGGGCGGAATGCGCCTTGGTTATGCACCACCACAGTAA
- a CDS encoding DnaJ family domain-containing protein codes for MSTLVDKIAEQRIQAAFDNGNMDDLPGKGEPLQLDDDSMVPEQLRMGYRVLKNAGYIPPELAERNQAMSLCDLMARCAEGSPQRCDAEHKLRQLELRMRMQGVDTRFLHRYLRSLQTGEH; via the coding sequence ATGAGTACACTGGTCGACAAAATCGCAGAACAGCGCATTCAGGCGGCGTTTGATAACGGCAACATGGATGATTTACCCGGCAAAGGTGAACCATTGCAGTTAGATGATGACAGCATGGTGCCCGAGCAACTGCGTATGGGCTATCGGGTGTTGAAGAATGCCGGTTATATTCCGCCGGAGCTTGCTGAGCGTAATCAGGCAATGTCGTTATGTGATCTAATGGCCCGTTGCGCGGAAGGATCACCGCAGCGCTGTGATGCAGAACATAAACTGCGCCAATTAGAACTACGAATGCGGATGCAAGGTGTGGACACCCGCTTCTTGCACCGCTACTTACGCTCCTTACAAACCGGAGAGCATTAA
- a CDS encoding branched-chain amino acid aminotransferase, with protein MAAFGSVFMPKMALATYENNQWTDAQIVSSDSISLHPGAHVLHYSSTCFEGLKAFRHEDGSVHVFRMDQNVERFSQSSKLLSLPELDKAQVSQMITDIVAEFASDVPQPPGSMYIRPTHIGTEPAIGKAAAASVSSMMYILLSPVGDYFAGGAHALRLLLDEEGQRCAPHMGMIKSGGNYASALAPTLEAKQKYQADQVLFCPNGYITETGAANFLLVDGNEIITKALDSTFLHGVTRSSILTIAKDLGMTVTEREVSVEELLERAAKPGVEAMLSGTAAVLTSVGTLIHNGKDYKVGSGEIGPIAQKLRQTLNDIQWGKAPDTHNWLTKIA; from the coding sequence ATGGCGGCTTTTGGTAGCGTGTTCATGCCTAAAATGGCTTTAGCAACATACGAAAATAATCAATGGACTGACGCTCAGATCGTTTCATCAGACAGCATCTCACTGCATCCGGGCGCACACGTACTGCACTACTCAAGTACTTGTTTTGAAGGCCTGAAAGCATTCCGTCACGAAGACGGCAGTGTGCATGTTTTCCGTATGGATCAGAACGTTGAGCGTTTCTCACAAAGCAGCAAGTTGCTATCTCTACCTGAGCTGGACAAGGCGCAAGTCTCGCAGATGATCACTGATATCGTTGCAGAATTCGCTTCTGACGTTCCACAACCACCAGGCTCTATGTACATTCGTCCAACGCACATTGGTACAGAGCCTGCTATTGGTAAGGCGGCGGCAGCTTCCGTCTCTTCAATGATGTATATCCTGTTGTCGCCAGTAGGTGATTACTTCGCTGGCGGCGCACACGCTCTGCGTCTGCTGCTGGACGAAGAAGGTCAGCGCTGCGCACCACACATGGGTATGATCAAGAGCGGCGGTAACTATGCCAGTGCTCTGGCTCCAACTCTGGAAGCAAAACAAAAATATCAGGCCGACCAGGTTCTGTTTTGTCCAAACGGTTACATCACTGAAACTGGCGCGGCAAACTTCCTGCTGGTTGACGGTAACGAGATCATCACCAAAGCACTGGACTCAACCTTCCTGCACGGCGTAACCCGTTCAAGCATCCTGACCATTGCTAAAGATCTGGGCATGACGGTCACTGAACGAGAAGTCTCTGTTGAAGAGTTGCTGGAGCGCGCTGCTAAACCAGGAGTGGAAGCCATGCTGTCTGGTACGGCTGCAGTTCTGACCTCTGTCGGCACTCTGATCCACAACGGTAAAGATTACAAAGTCGGCAGCGGCGAGATTGGCCCTATCGCACAGAAACTGCGCCAGACACTGAATGATATTCAGTGGGGTAAAGCGCCAGATACCCACAACTGGCTGACTAAAATCGCTTAG
- a CDS encoding DUF3750 domain-containing protein: MVQILLVSVAAMLSGCTQSDWRSASREPAGIAPDPQNDKQAVIEFYAADAFSWRGWFAVHTWMALKPQDAEEYTVYEVVGWRVDRGQPALYQYQTVTPDRYWYGAKPEKVLSIQGEKAEQLIPKVQKVVGLYPWANEYTLFPGPNSNTFPAWVGKQVPELGLKMPFRAIGSGYAD; encoded by the coding sequence ATGGTGCAGATTTTATTGGTGTCAGTCGCGGCGATGCTCAGTGGTTGTACTCAGAGCGACTGGCGTTCTGCCAGCCGTGAACCGGCAGGCATCGCCCCTGATCCGCAGAATGACAAACAGGCGGTGATTGAGTTTTACGCCGCTGATGCGTTCAGTTGGCGCGGCTGGTTTGCCGTGCATACCTGGATGGCGCTCAAACCGCAGGATGCTGAAGAATATACCGTGTACGAGGTGGTTGGTTGGCGGGTTGACCGCGGTCAGCCGGCACTCTATCAGTACCAGACGGTAACGCCTGACCGTTACTGGTACGGAGCAAAACCTGAAAAAGTACTGTCGATTCAGGGCGAAAAAGCTGAGCAGTTGATCCCGAAAGTACAGAAAGTGGTAGGCTTGTATCCGTGGGCCAATGAATACACCCTGTTTCCGGGACCAAACAGCAACACTTTCCCGGCCTGGGTCGGTAAGCAAGTGCCGGAACTGGGGCTGAAAATGCCGTTTCGTGCCATCGGCAGCGGCTACGCAGATTAA
- a CDS encoding response regulator yields the protein MTLKLLLAEDDPQLREVLLEALALESFEVTAFDNAEDALDAAARQPFELALFDVVMGGMTGIDALTTLRRLQPNIGIVITTAFATVDLAVDAMKKGADEFLTKPFNLATLSVTLKRVHAERSPKAQIEERHHDQIFSALSNPIRRTVVKQLKLHRKVKFMDLCRMVGVEDHTKFNFHLRQLVNSGLVVKEEKRVYSLTAQGQQIYASLLL from the coding sequence ATGACTTTAAAACTGTTACTGGCAGAAGACGATCCGCAACTGCGTGAAGTCCTGCTTGAAGCTTTGGCACTGGAATCGTTTGAAGTGACTGCTTTTGATAATGCTGAAGATGCCCTGGATGCCGCGGCCAGGCAGCCGTTCGAACTGGCTCTGTTTGATGTCGTGATGGGTGGCATGACAGGTATTGATGCGCTGACAACACTACGCCGCCTGCAACCTAACATCGGCATTGTCATCACCACCGCTTTTGCCACCGTCGATCTGGCCGTTGATGCCATGAAAAAAGGCGCGGATGAGTTTCTCACCAAGCCGTTTAATCTGGCCACCTTGTCGGTAACTCTGAAACGGGTCCATGCTGAGCGCAGCCCGAAAGCCCAGATTGAAGAACGTCATCATGACCAGATCTTCAGCGCCCTCTCCAATCCGATTCGACGCACCGTGGTGAAACAGCTCAAATTACACCGCAAAGTCAAATTTATGGATTTGTGTCGCATGGTGGGGGTCGAAGATCATACCAAATTTAACTTTCACTTACGCCAACTGGTCAACAGCGGCCTGGTGGTTAAAGAAGAAAAGCGGGTCTATTCTCTGACCGCACAGGGCCAGCAAATATACGCCAGCTTGCTGCTGTGA
- a CDS encoding DUF1294 domain-containing protein has protein sequence MQGKISEWYDDKGYGFIVTPERKRKIFVHVSELRKKGLRPKVNAKVCFELGRDSQGRINAVNVNMQGAASLPLAVVFGCAFVVFVSGTTLLMGGAVVFIPLYLLLSLVTYLVYARDKNAALQGTWRIPEKTLHLLALAGGWPGALWAQNQLRHKSQKQPFKAILWLTIVLNIAAFSWTLSQPGHALIQHWLP, from the coding sequence ATGCAGGGTAAAATCAGCGAGTGGTATGACGATAAAGGCTATGGTTTTATTGTGACGCCGGAGCGCAAACGCAAAATCTTTGTCCATGTATCGGAGCTGAGAAAAAAGGGCTTACGGCCCAAAGTGAATGCCAAAGTCTGCTTTGAGCTTGGGCGTGACAGCCAGGGGCGTATCAATGCGGTGAATGTTAACATGCAAGGGGCCGCCAGCCTTCCGCTAGCGGTGGTATTCGGCTGTGCGTTTGTAGTGTTTGTCAGTGGTACTACCCTGCTGATGGGCGGCGCGGTGGTCTTTATCCCGCTCTATCTGCTGCTCAGCCTGGTTACCTACCTGGTGTATGCCAGGGATAAAAATGCGGCGCTGCAGGGCACCTGGCGCATACCGGAAAAAACCTTGCACCTTTTAGCGTTGGCAGGCGGCTGGCCCGGAGCGCTGTGGGCACAAAATCAGTTGCGGCATAAATCGCAAAAGCAACCGTTTAAGGCTATTCTCTGGCTGACCATCGTTTTGAATATCGCGGCCTTCAGCTGGACGTTGTCTCAGCCAGGCCACGCCTTGATTCAGCATTGGTTACCTTAA
- a CDS encoding 2'-5' RNA ligase family protein encodes MSDNTRCFFALTFDTKAQEMLQRSRDTLKRNAAHGSFTHDGNFHLTLEFIGAVSDADLAQLGGITDSVGERTTPFATQSSTGSFRYQRRAADLAGCKAGRQVNGVAG; translated from the coding sequence ATGTCCGACAACACACGATGCTTCTTTGCGCTGACTTTCGATACGAAGGCGCAGGAGATGCTGCAACGCAGCCGCGATACACTGAAAAGAAACGCTGCACACGGCAGTTTTACCCACGATGGCAATTTTCACCTCACGCTGGAATTTATCGGCGCAGTCAGCGATGCCGATTTAGCACAGTTGGGGGGTATTACTGACTCAGTTGGAGAGCGAACCACCCCATTTGCTACACAGTCGTCAACTGGGTCATTTCGATATCAAAGGCGGGCGGCTGATCTGGCTGGGTGTAAAGCCGGACGACAGGTTAATGGCGTTGCAGGCTGA
- a CDS encoding aspartate-alanine antiporter-like transporter: MSDIALSISILALVAVLVLWIGNWRIYGVGLGIGGVLFGGILVGHYTGVWGVTLNYETLHFIQEFGLILFVYTIGIQVGPGFFSSLRSSGLKLNGFAVLIVLLGCTVTVGLYYLFDVPLPVILGVFSGAVTNTPSLGAGQQILTELGEQRSLLDLTGMGYAIAYPFGICGILLTMWLLRMMFRVNINHEAQEFETHNGHKKRACTP, from the coding sequence ATGAGTGATATTGCGCTTTCTATCAGCATTCTGGCGCTGGTGGCAGTGCTGGTCTTATGGATTGGGAACTGGCGGATCTACGGCGTTGGTCTTGGGATTGGCGGAGTACTGTTTGGCGGTATTCTGGTTGGTCACTATACCGGGGTGTGGGGCGTCACGCTCAACTATGAGACCCTGCACTTTATCCAGGAATTCGGCCTGATCCTATTTGTTTACACCATAGGCATTCAGGTAGGGCCGGGCTTCTTTTCTTCGCTGCGCAGTTCCGGCCTCAAGCTGAATGGCTTTGCCGTGCTGATTGTGCTGCTCGGCTGCACTGTGACGGTTGGTCTGTACTATCTGTTTGATGTCCCTCTGCCGGTGATACTCGGCGTCTTTTCCGGTGCCGTCACCAATACCCCTTCGCTGGGTGCCGGCCAGCAGATTCTGACCGAACTGGGTGAACAACGCAGCCTGCTTGACCTGACCGGGATGGGCTACGCTATCGCTTATCCGTTTGGTATCTGCGGTATTTTGCTGACCATGTGGCTGCTAAGAATGATGTTTCGCGTCAATATTAATCACGAAGCTCAGGAGTTCGAGACGCACAACGGGCATAAAAAGAGAGCCTGCACACCATGA
- a CDS encoding phospholipase A → MEATLKMTTLQTTMLQTTLLATLFLSPLIEAEELSDYDRCLLNATRGQSGEMTIDEVRQRCELPEEEEPTEEPELLTQRRELEKSTEFQPFVITPHKMNYILPLTYTDSVNREAYQDTGWAEDLRKAEAEFQISFKIPLNYTDLLFEDDALFFGFTLRSYWQVYAGSISRPFRETNYQPELFYFTPTVWKPFGGNTWLGVGIEHQSNGQRQDLSRSWNRIYGSFTYEKNRLAVNFRPWWRIPEDSKSYADDPDGDDNPDIRDYMGNFELSAVYKWDSVALNFMGRENFETHNGYAELGMTFPIWGKVRGYAKYSTGYGENLIDYNHKQQRFGLGIAITDIL, encoded by the coding sequence ATGGAAGCGACGCTAAAGATGACGACGCTGCAGACGACGATGCTACAGACGACATTGCTAGCCACACTATTTCTGTCACCATTAATCGAAGCGGAAGAACTGTCCGATTATGACCGCTGTCTGCTTAACGCCACTCGCGGACAGAGCGGTGAAATGACCATAGATGAAGTGCGTCAGCGCTGTGAACTTCCAGAGGAAGAAGAACCGACTGAGGAGCCGGAGCTGCTGACTCAACGGCGGGAATTAGAAAAAAGCACCGAGTTCCAGCCGTTTGTGATAACCCCACACAAGATGAACTATATTCTGCCGCTCACCTATACCGACAGCGTTAACCGCGAAGCTTATCAGGACACTGGCTGGGCCGAGGATCTGCGTAAAGCGGAAGCCGAATTTCAAATCAGTTTTAAAATCCCGCTGAATTACACCGATCTGCTGTTTGAAGATGATGCCCTGTTCTTTGGTTTCACCCTGCGTTCCTACTGGCAGGTTTACGCCGGTTCCATTTCGCGCCCTTTCCGTGAAACCAACTACCAGCCGGAACTGTTCTACTTCACGCCGACCGTTTGGAAACCCTTTGGCGGCAACACCTGGCTCGGGGTTGGCATTGAGCATCAGTCCAACGGCCAGCGTCAGGATCTGTCACGCAGCTGGAACCGTATCTACGGTTCATTTACCTATGAAAAGAATCGTCTGGCGGTCAACTTCCGCCCTTGGTGGCGTATTCCGGAAGACAGTAAGAGTTACGCCGACGACCCGGACGGTGATGACAACCCGGATATCCGTGACTACATGGGCAATTTCGAGCTCAGCGCAGTGTATAAATGGGACAGTGTGGCATTGAACTTCATGGGCCGGGAAAACTTTGAGACCCACAACGGCTACGCGGAGCTAGGCATGACCTTCCCTATCTGGGGCAAGGTGCGCGGCTATGCGAAATACTCCACCGGCTACGGTGAGAACCTGATTGATTACAACCATAAGCAGCAGCGTTTTGGCCTCGGGATCGCGATAACCGATATCCTTTAA
- a CDS encoding sensor histidine kinase — translation MDLLIIFKLYLLSGLAFFAIAFAIFSRNLNNSQILIAKVLPIFALFGLVHAAHLWSELYFDLYQHEFALTRQLETFLVLKLALSFMPLAYFAWRMLELTRWKASLLRRIKRVIGLLTIILLSHLCWIYSQFSYPVFVHYASNYLYWTLGVGFSILAGYTLFSYAHRIAGNGYGSPLPFQALGLSLISYALCASLLGEDTEPLWVHLLRLVCAYAVMLSLWHTLRVFDREHDQQLQSNLQLSLQDAKLRELGELTSAIAHEIKTPLSSAMMSCDLLERQLIDNANHKRQIDRIRFGLNRAAEISQEVLNYAHHRPIQRQPVNLSQVIEQALTLNQYRLEEFDVQVDVDHQLGISGDAGLLEEVFSNLIGNSVDASHDTKVLRIRAIQNQQYAIVTFTDCGSGMPDALLHKATQPFFTTKPKGEGTGMGLALCKQIIMQHNGELLLYNHDNGLTVEVRIPRSI, via the coding sequence ATGGACCTGCTTATCATTTTCAAACTTTATCTTCTTTCCGGACTGGCTTTTTTTGCCATCGCTTTCGCTATTTTCTCGCGTAACCTCAACAACAGCCAAATTCTGATTGCCAAAGTACTGCCGATTTTCGCCCTGTTCGGGCTTGTTCATGCTGCGCATCTGTGGTCTGAACTCTATTTCGATCTCTATCAGCATGAATTCGCTTTGACCCGGCAGTTGGAAACATTCCTAGTGCTCAAATTGGCGCTCTCATTTATGCCCTTGGCTTACTTTGCCTGGCGCATGCTGGAACTGACACGCTGGAAAGCGTCTCTGCTACGCCGGATTAAACGTGTTATCGGGCTGCTGACAATCATTTTACTCAGCCACCTGTGCTGGATATACAGCCAATTCAGCTATCCGGTGTTTGTGCACTATGCCAGTAACTATCTTTATTGGACCTTGGGCGTCGGATTCAGCATTCTAGCTGGCTACACGCTTTTTTCTTATGCACATCGTATCGCTGGCAACGGCTACGGCTCACCGCTACCGTTTCAGGCACTAGGATTATCACTGATCAGCTACGCGCTTTGCGCCAGCCTGCTCGGAGAGGACACTGAACCTTTGTGGGTACATCTTCTGCGTCTGGTCTGTGCTTATGCCGTGATGCTCAGCCTCTGGCATACACTGCGTGTTTTTGACCGTGAGCACGACCAGCAGTTGCAGTCAAACCTGCAATTGTCTCTGCAGGATGCCAAATTGCGCGAGCTTGGCGAACTGACCTCGGCGATTGCCCACGAGATCAAAACGCCGCTTAGCAGTGCCATGATGAGCTGTGATTTACTTGAGCGCCAACTGATAGATAATGCCAATCACAAGCGCCAGATTGACCGTATCCGCTTTGGCTTAAACCGCGCTGCAGAAATCAGCCAGGAGGTACTCAACTATGCACATCACAGACCGATTCAGCGTCAGCCCGTCAACCTGTCACAGGTCATTGAGCAAGCTTTAACGCTCAATCAATACCGGCTGGAAGAGTTCGATGTGCAGGTTGACGTTGACCATCAGTTGGGCATTTCCGGTGATGCCGGCTTGCTGGAAGAAGTGTTCAGCAACCTGATTGGTAACAGCGTTGATGCCAGTCATGACACCAAGGTATTGCGTATCCGGGCTATTCAGAATCAACAATACGCCATCGTCACCTTCACTGACTGTGGGAGTGGAATGCCGGATGCCCTGTTACATAAGGCGACCCAACCGTTTTTTACCACTAAACCCAAAGGTGAAGGAACCGGTATGGGCCTGGCGCTATGCAAACAAATCATTATGCAACACAACGGCGAACTACTGCTCTATAACCACGATAACGGCCTGACGGTGGAAGTTCGCATTCCGAGGAGTATTTGA
- a CDS encoding 2'-5' RNA ligase family protein: MLHSRQLGHFDIKGGRLIWLGVKPDDRLMALQAELRGLLALNGFTPENRRYRPHITLGRRVELYQSMDALGMPDTDLSVHSVALMESAHVNGKLRYQPRYERLVAQS; encoded by the coding sequence TTGCTACACAGTCGTCAACTGGGTCATTTCGATATCAAAGGCGGGCGGCTGATCTGGCTGGGTGTAAAGCCGGACGACAGGTTAATGGCGTTGCAGGCTGAGCTGCGCGGGTTACTTGCATTAAATGGCTTTACACCGGAAAACCGGCGCTATCGCCCTCATATCACACTGGGGCGTCGTGTCGAGCTGTATCAGTCGATGGATGCGCTGGGTATGCCGGACACGGATTTGTCAGTGCATTCTGTGGCTTTGATGGAAAGTGCTCATGTAAACGGAAAACTGCGCTATCAGCCACGGTATGAAAGGCTGGTGGCTCAAAGTTAA
- a CDS encoding putative transporter, with amino-acid sequence MNVAVRNPNLNGLFLQDIPALSEGDIVCSRLKRGDTLHVPKPESRVEVDDLLHLVGDKKALDKARLVIGEEVDASLSTRGTELRVQRLVVTNEIVLGKKLRDLDLKQKYDVVVSRLNRAGIELVPTSQSTLQFGDILNLVGRQDAIEAVSGIVGNAHQKLQQVQILPVFVGIGLGVLLGSIPFYLPGFPAAIKLGLAGGPLIVALILARIGSIGKLYWFMPPSANLALREIGIVLFLAVVGLKSGGNFVATLVEGDGLSWMGYGMMITAIPLLTVGIVARLFGQLNYLTICGMLAGSMTDPPALAFANAIHEESGASALAYATVYPLVMCLRILSPQILALILWSL; translated from the coding sequence ATGAACGTGGCGGTGCGTAACCCCAACCTGAATGGCTTATTCCTCCAAGACATTCCGGCCCTGAGTGAAGGCGACATTGTGTGTTCGCGCCTCAAACGGGGCGATACTCTGCATGTCCCTAAACCAGAATCGAGAGTCGAAGTCGACGATCTGCTGCACTTGGTCGGCGATAAAAAGGCGCTCGATAAAGCCCGGCTGGTGATCGGCGAAGAAGTCGATGCATCCCTGTCGACCCGAGGCACAGAATTGCGGGTCCAACGTCTGGTGGTGACCAATGAGATCGTACTGGGTAAGAAACTGCGCGATCTCGATCTAAAACAGAAATACGATGTGGTGGTCTCTCGTCTTAACCGCGCCGGGATTGAGCTGGTGCCGACCAGTCAGTCGACACTGCAATTCGGTGACATTCTTAATCTGGTCGGCCGTCAGGACGCCATTGAAGCGGTGAGCGGTATTGTCGGTAATGCTCACCAAAAACTGCAACAGGTGCAGATACTGCCAGTGTTTGTCGGCATTGGTCTTGGCGTGCTGCTTGGCTCTATTCCGTTTTATCTGCCCGGCTTTCCCGCCGCGATAAAACTCGGTTTGGCGGGTGGCCCGCTGATCGTTGCCTTGATTCTGGCCCGCATTGGCAGCATTGGTAAGCTGTACTGGTTTATGCCACCCAGCGCCAACCTGGCGCTGCGCGAAATCGGTATTGTGCTGTTTCTGGCCGTAGTCGGACTCAAATCCGGCGGCAATTTTGTCGCCACGCTGGTGGAGGGTGACGGCCTGAGCTGGATGGGTTATGGCATGATGATCACCGCAATCCCATTACTGACTGTTGGCATTGTGGCCCGTTTGTTCGGTCAGTTGAATTACCTGACCATCTGCGGCATGCTGGCCGGTTCGATGACCGATCCACCAGCACTGGCCTTTGCCAATGCGATCCATGAAGAGAGCGGTGCTTCGGCGTTGGCCTATGCCACAGTTTATCCTCTCGTTATGTGTCTACGCATCCTCTCACCACAAATTCTGGCCTTGATTTTGTGGAGCCTGTGA